The nucleotide sequence TTCACTATCCGGGAGTGGCCGGTGTGCGGTTCCCGGAGTCGTACAACGGCCTCGGTACGCGGAACTTGGTGATGATTCTGCTCAGGCTCTTCACTTGCTACCGCGACCACACGGCGACCTCTCCCGAGTCGGGGATCCATCTCGTCTTCCTGGAGGAACCGGAGGCCCATCTGCATCCGCAGATGCAGGAGGCGTTCATCCAGCGACTCACGTACTCCGTCAATCTGTTCCCCCGGATCGACGCGCAGATGAGAGCGACGATGCCCGGGCAAAAGGGAGCGGTCGAGGAGAGCAGCACCGCAATCGACAGCAGCCCCCGGTGGAACGCTCAGTTCGTGGTGACCACCCACTCGGCACACGTGGCCAACCGAGGACACTTCTCCGACATCCGGTACTTCCGGAAGGAGGAGGACACCGTGGAGAGCGGAAGCGAGCCGGGGCCGGCCCGCACCTTCATCAAGGACCTGTCCCAGGTGACCGGCGACGAGAGGTTCCTCCGCAAGTACCTGACCCTCACCCGGGCCGACCTCTACTTCGCGGACAAGGCCATCCTCGTCGAGGGCGCCAGCGAGCGTATCTTCGTCCCGGCTGCGGAGGAGAAGCTGGCGGCGAGGAGGCCCGGAGAGACGCCCCAGCACCAGTACGTGACCTTGATGGAGGTCGGCGGGGCGCATGCCCACAGGTTCTATCCGCTGCTGAAGGTCCTCGGGATCCCAGCCCTGATCATCACGGATCTTGATCCCGTCGACGACAGGGAGCCCAAGATCCGCAAATGCCTGGTGTCCGAATCCGGACGCACGTCCAACCAGTCCATCAGGGCGTGGTCCCCCGAGATGGCCGACATCACGGTGGCCGAGCTGCTGCAGCGGGCCGAGACGGACCCGCCGATCGCCGGCGGCAGCATGTGCCTCGCCTACCAGGTGCCGGAGGAGCCCGGCGGTCCGTGCGGCCGCACTTTCGAGGACGCCTTCGCGCTGGCCAACCGGGGCCTGTTCGGTATCCCCACGGGTGCCGCTCCCGCCGAGGAACTGGAACAACAGGCCCGTAGCAGCCTGGAGACCAGGCGCAGCAAGGTCGACTTCGCCCTCGACCACGTCCTCGGAGACCACGACTGGCAGGTCCCGAAGTACATCAGGCGCGGCCTCGAGTGGCTCATGGCACAGGACGGGACGGCGACGAAGGTGGACGTCCAGTGACGACCGAGGCGCAAGATGTCACGCACACGATCCTGACGGCTCTCCAGGCGGGCCGTCACTTCAAGGTGGAGGCCGGTGCCGGCGCGGGCAAGACCAGCTCACTGATCGAGGCGCTCCAGAGCATCCTGGCTGACCGCCCCCGCTACCTCCCGCGGCCCCACCAGCGCATCGCCTGCGTCACCTACACCAATGTGGCCCGCGACGAGATCATCAGCCGTACCGACCGCAGCCCGTACGTGTTCGCCGAAACCATCCATGGTTTCCTGTGGCAGCTGCTCTCCCCTTTCCGCAAGCACCTGTTGCGCCACATCGTCGAGCTGGACATCATGCTGTCGAAGATGGAGGGCCACACCTCACTGGACGGCTACACCGTCGAGTACAGCACCGGCTTCCAGAAAGTGGACCACGACAGCCGTCGCGTGCAGCTGGGTCACAACGATCTGCCCATCCTCGCGAGGGCGTTTTTCGCCCTTCCCAAGTTCCGGGCCCTGGCTGCCGACCGGTTCCCGATCGTCTTCGTGGACGAGTACCAGGACACCCCCGCCGGTCTGGCGGAGGCCATGCTGGGCACGCCGGGCGATGAGGCCACCGCGCGCGGCCCCCTCTGCGGCTTCTTCGGGGACCATTGGCAGCAGATTTACGACAACGCGTGCGGGGCACTCGAGGACGCCCGCCCGACACCGGTCTTCAGACGGCGCAATCGGCGCTCGCAGCGCGCCGTCGTGAACCTCCTGAACACGATGCGTCCCGAATTGACGCAGACCATAGCGTCAGGAGTTGGCGAGGGCACCGTCGCCGTCTATCACACCAACGAATGGGCCGGGACGAGGCTCACTCACCACCGGAAGGGTCAGCTCGGCTGGGACGCGGCCCACGCGGCTCGGAAATGGGTACTGGACGACGTCCGCGACCGGTTATGGAGCACCGGGGCATCCGGTCACGATGCCCAGGCGCGGGCGGAGGAGCCCAGCACGAAGATCCTCATGCTCACGCACGAGACGATCGCCGGCGAACTGGGATATCAGAAGCTCCACGGGGCCTTTCGGCGCAACGATTCCTACGTGAGGAAGGAGGACCACGCCATGGCCTTCTTCATGGACACGCTGGAACCGGCCCTGCTCCACCACCGGAACAAGCGCTACGGCGCGATGTTCGACGCACTCGACCCCCGTGGCCGCCCACCCATCAACTCGTCGGCCGACAAGCAGGAATGGATGGCGTTCCTGACGAAACTGGGGGAGGCCCGCAAGACTGGAACGGTCGGCGACGTCCTCGACCTCTGTCTTGAGCAGCAGCTCTTCGACGGCCTGGGGAAGGTGCGCGAGCGTCACCGGAAGGCCGTGTCACCATCCGGCACCGACCCGCAGGCTGTGAGTGACGACAAGGCCGAAGCCCGGGCGGTGGCGCGGTCGAAGGAGTACCAACAACTGCGCCATGTGCCGTACGCGGAGTTGCTGGCGTTGAACGAGCACCTCGGCGGCGGCACGCCCTTCGCCACACAACACGGAGTCAAGGGAATGGAGTTCAACCGGGTCCTCGCCGTGGTCAGCAAGGGACACTCCCGATTCCAGATCCCCGAGATGCTGGCTAACTTCTCCCGGCGTGACGAACTGATGGACAAGGAACTGGAGGCGTTCATCAGGGCACGCAACCTGTTCTACGTGGCATGCTCACGGGCCAGAGAGCACCTGGCCATCCTCTTCACCACGAAACTTGAGCCCGCTGCACTGGACACCCTCCGGGACTGGGTCGGCGAGTCGCGGGTCACGGCGCTGCGGTTCGACGGGGATACGGTGGTGGGTGGCGAATGAGGGACGAGGCAGGCCGGATGGATCCCCAAGCCAACCCCGACAAGGGATGCCCTGGGTTGCTGGTCGCCCGGATGCGATCGCCTCATGACGACCTCGGGCAGCTCCCGGTCGCCCAAGATCACGGAGGAGGTGGGCGAAGGTCGGAGCGCCGGTCAAACACCGGATCGCCTCGCAGGCCGTGGTCATCCGCACCGACGCATGGCTCACCGAAACACCGCTCGCCCCCACCAGGACCGTACGCTTCACCCGCATCTGACCCTACTAGCACTGGATTCGCCAACGGTGTCCTTCAAGGGACGCCACCGGCGTATGCGGCACTGACACGGCCTTGTTCACGCCGGGTGCGGCTCGCGGGGTGACGTTCTCCAGCACAAATTTGGTCCGTGACTGGTCCGAGTGGAACTCCACTGGGCGCCAGAGAGTAACTAGAAGAACCCGACTGATTGTATTGGGTAGCTATCGTGTCGGGTTGCCTGGAGCGCATCGGTGCCTCCAGGCAACCCTAGAAGAACCCAAGTTTCTTCGGGCTGTATGAAACCAAAACGTTCTTGGTCTGCTGGTAGTGCTCCAGCATCATCTTGTGGTTCTCCCGGCCGATTCCGGACTGCTTGTAGCCGCCGAAGGCCGCGTGGGCCGGGTAGGCGTGGTAGCAGTTGGTCCAGACGCGGCCTGCCTGGATCGTGCGGCCGGCGCGGTAGGCGGTGTTGATGTCGCGGGTCCAGACGCCCGCGCCGAGGCCGTACAGCGTGTCGTTGGCCATCTTCATCGCGTCGTCGAAGTCGTCGAAGGACGTCACCGAGACGACCGGGCCGAAGATCTCCTCCTGGAAGATCCGCATACGGTTGTCACCCTCGAAGATGGTCGGCTGGACGTAGTACCCGCCCTTCAGCTCGCCGTCGTACTCGATGCGTTCGCCGCCGGTGAGGACCTTGGCGCCCTCCTGACGGCCGATGTCCAGGTAGGAGAGGATCTTCTCCAACTGGTCGTTGGACGCCTGGGCGCCGATCATCGTGTCGGTGTCGAGAGGGTGCCCCGGCTTGATCTGCCGGGTGCGGGCCACGGCCGCCTCCATGAAGTCGGCGTAGTGCCCGCGCTGGACGAGCGCCCGCGAGGGACAGGTGCACACCTCGCCCTGGTTGAGCGCGAACATGGTGAAGCCCTCGAGGGCCTTGTCCCGGAAGTCGTCGTCGTGTGCCCACACGTCGTCGAAGAAGATGTTGGGCGACTTGCCGCCGAGCTCCAGCGTGACCGGCTTGATGTTCTCGGAGGCGTACTGCATGATCAGCCGCCCGGTCGTCGTCTCCCCGGTGAACGCCACCTTCGCCACCCGAGCGCTGGAGGCCAGCGGCTTGCCCGCTTCCACGCCGAAACCGTTGACGATGTTGACCACGCCCGGCGGCAGCAGGTCGGCTATCAGGCTCATCCAGTAGTGGATGGACGCCGGGGTCTGCTCGGCGGGCTTGAGGATGACCGCGTTGCCTGCGGCGAGCGCGGGTGCCAGCTTCCAGGCGGCCATCAGGATCGGGAAGTTCCACGGGATGATCTGTGCGACGACCCCGAGCGGTTCGTGGAAGTGGTACGCCACGGTGTCGTCGTCGATCTCGCCCAACGACCCCTCCTGCGCGCGGACCGCCCCCGCGAAGTAGCGGAAGTGGTCGATGGCCAGCGGGATGTCCGCGGCCAGCGTCTCGCGGACCGGCTTGCCGTTCTCCCAGCTCTCGGCCACCGCCAGGGCTTCGAGGTTGGCTTCCATCCGGTCGGCGATCTTCAGCAGGATGTCCGAACGCTGCGTCACCGACGTACGGCCCCAACCGGGCGCGGCCGCGTGCGCCGCGTCCAGGGCCCGCTCGACGTCCTCCGCGGTACCGCGCGCGATCTCGGTGAACGGCTGCCCGTTGACCGGCGACGGGTTCTCGAAGTACTGCCCGCGCGCCGGCGGTACGTACTCCCCGCCGATGAAGTGGTCGTAGCGCGGCTGGTAGGAGACGATCGAGCCCTCGGAGCCGGGCGTCGCGTAACGGGTCATGCTGGTCTGCCTCCCGGTGCAGCGCTGCCCGCCGTTGGGCAGCTCCCGTCGTGAGGCTAGACAGGCGGACGTTGCGAGTATGTTGCACCGCTGGTCGCCCAAGGAGTCCGGCGGACGTCGGAGCGGCGGCTCGGCAGCCCTGATACGGCCAGTTCGGCTTCCAGCGCCGCAAGTCGTGCCCGCACGGGAGCCGTCGGCCGCACTGCCGCCAGAGCCTGCCAGGCCAGCAGGTCGTGCTCGCCCCAGGGTGCGTGCGCCCAGTCCGCCAGCAGGTCCGGGTCGCTGCGGGTGATCAGCGCCGTCCGCAGGGCGCTCGCGAGTCGACGCCGCAGCCGCACGACGGCGGGTGCCTGGGAGCCCGGCAACAGCGGACCCCGGTACGCCCGTGCCGCGGCCGTGAGCGCACCCGTCTCCAGTTGCCGCTCCACCAGCGTCGCGTCGCACTCGACCGGCAGGGACAGCCGGTACGGACGGGATGCCAGCAGCCCGGGTGGCAGCAGCGGACGCAGCCTGGCCAGCTCGGCGCGCAACGTCACCGGTGTCACCGACTCGTCCGCGTACAGCGCGCACAGCAGCTCGTCCCCGGACATGCCCTCGGGGTGGCGGGCTAGGAGCACGAGAATCTCACTGTGCCGACGGCTCAGCCTGATCCTGCGGCCGCCTCCTAGGCGGAGTTCCGCCTCGTCCCGGCCCAGGGCGCTCAGCGTGATGCTGTTCTCCGTCTGCCTCGGTGGGGTGAGCAGGGTGAGCTGGGACTCGGCCGCGCGTGCCACCGCCTGTACGAAGCCCAGGCTGTGCGGATGGGCCAGGCCGTCCCCTCCGGTGATGTCGACGGCCCCCAGCACCCGGCCGGTGTGCGGATCGTGGATCGGCGCGGCCGCGCAGGTCCACGGCTGCACCCGCCTTATGAAGTGCTCC is from Streptomyces seoulensis and encodes:
- the adh gene encoding aldehyde dehydrogenase; its protein translation is MTRYATPGSEGSIVSYQPRYDHFIGGEYVPPARGQYFENPSPVNGQPFTEIARGTAEDVERALDAAHAAAPGWGRTSVTQRSDILLKIADRMEANLEALAVAESWENGKPVRETLAADIPLAIDHFRYFAGAVRAQEGSLGEIDDDTVAYHFHEPLGVVAQIIPWNFPILMAAWKLAPALAAGNAVILKPAEQTPASIHYWMSLIADLLPPGVVNIVNGFGVEAGKPLASSARVAKVAFTGETTTGRLIMQYASENIKPVTLELGGKSPNIFFDDVWAHDDDFRDKALEGFTMFALNQGEVCTCPSRALVQRGHYADFMEAAVARTRQIKPGHPLDTDTMIGAQASNDQLEKILSYLDIGRQEGAKVLTGGERIEYDGELKGGYYVQPTIFEGDNRMRIFQEEIFGPVVSVTSFDDFDDAMKMANDTLYGLGAGVWTRDINTAYRAGRTIQAGRVWTNCYHAYPAHAAFGGYKQSGIGRENHKMMLEHYQQTKNVLVSYSPKKLGFF
- a CDS encoding UvrD-helicase domain-containing protein encodes the protein MTTEAQDVTHTILTALQAGRHFKVEAGAGAGKTSSLIEALQSILADRPRYLPRPHQRIACVTYTNVARDEIISRTDRSPYVFAETIHGFLWQLLSPFRKHLLRHIVELDIMLSKMEGHTSLDGYTVEYSTGFQKVDHDSRRVQLGHNDLPILARAFFALPKFRALAADRFPIVFVDEYQDTPAGLAEAMLGTPGDEATARGPLCGFFGDHWQQIYDNACGALEDARPTPVFRRRNRRSQRAVVNLLNTMRPELTQTIASGVGEGTVAVYHTNEWAGTRLTHHRKGQLGWDAAHAARKWVLDDVRDRLWSTGASGHDAQARAEEPSTKILMLTHETIAGELGYQKLHGAFRRNDSYVRKEDHAMAFFMDTLEPALLHHRNKRYGAMFDALDPRGRPPINSSADKQEWMAFLTKLGEARKTGTVGDVLDLCLEQQLFDGLGKVRERHRKAVSPSGTDPQAVSDDKAEARAVARSKEYQQLRHVPYAELLALNEHLGGGTPFATQHGVKGMEFNRVLAVVSKGHSRFQIPEMLANFSRRDELMDKELEAFIRARNLFYVACSRAREHLAILFTTKLEPAALDTLRDWVGESRVTALRFDGDTVVGGE
- a CDS encoding GAF domain-containing protein; translated protein: MTDQWVALEPGADPGERVRALHRAHETFTTVGTVPRPVRPVVAESWRRSARAGVGPDGTASVELTDDDLGAYRAEHPLAQVMPLVRELVGTFAADGSHLLAVCDAHGRLMWVEGHATTLRLADRMNFVAGARWSEAAVGTNAPGTAVAVDRPVQVFAAEHFIRRVQPWTCAAAPIHDPHTGRVLGAVDITGGDGLAHPHSLGFVQAVARAAESQLTLLTPPRQTENSITLSALGRDEAELRLGGGRRIRLSRRHSEILVLLARHPEGMSGDELLCALYADESVTPVTLRAELARLRPLLPPGLLASRPYRLSLPVECDATLVERQLETGALTAAARAYRGPLLPGSQAPAVVRLRRRLASALRTALITRSDPDLLADWAHAPWGEHDLLAWQALAAVRPTAPVRARLAALEAELAVSGLPSRRSDVRRTPWATSGATYSQRPPV
- a CDS encoding ATP-dependent nuclease, which produces MPPRLTKAVIRNFRLLRRTELSFTDKVTLCVGRNNTGKTSLAKLFEFFVARKKAALRIEDFSADCYEEFLAAHRLFASGEAEQARDTVPEVTLTLHISYDKDCGQYGPLAPFVVDLDPDCSEVVIRFAFALGEGALEEFFGGVPVGPDATATLEQLGRGIPKHFEMSVMAVDPTDEANVRPVDLADVRTLVRVDFVEAQRGLDDESDGHAAPIGAVFEQLLTAAEKSQNATWLEELAANIDRTLVDTSGSLDSSLQKVRERVAPTLKAFGYPGLANQEFVTAARLDSKRLLRNFARIHYPGVAGVRFPESYNGLGTRNLVMILLRLFTCYRDHTATSPESGIHLVFLEEPEAHLHPQMQEAFIQRLTYSVNLFPRIDAQMRATMPGQKGAVEESSTAIDSSPRWNAQFVVTTHSAHVANRGHFSDIRYFRKEEDTVESGSEPGPARTFIKDLSQVTGDERFLRKYLTLTRADLYFADKAILVEGASERIFVPAAEEKLAARRPGETPQHQYVTLMEVGGAHAHRFYPLLKVLGIPALIITDLDPVDDREPKIRKCLVSESGRTSNQSIRAWSPEMADITVAELLQRAETDPPIAGGSMCLAYQVPEEPGGPCGRTFEDAFALANRGLFGIPTGAAPAEELEQQARSSLETRRSKVDFALDHVLGDHDWQVPKYIRRGLEWLMAQDGTATKVDVQ